Proteins encoded in a region of the Deltaproteobacteria bacterium genome:
- a CDS encoding ABC transporter substrate-binding protein, translating into MGKHKASLYMTIALVILSMMQAAGAAEKLDKVRFTYAPLSASGFLWFVAKDAGYFEKNRLDVDMYFEGASPIMVQSILAGENNFAGGLGPTAVTNVLQGGDVIPVACITHTFTTPMYVQPSITSLQQLRGKKVGVSRIGAVSHLTADSILRRARVGDVTIIQTGGIPESMAAVMTGNVDGAMVNPPNNIILREKGFRELVGAKQLKEMNLRFPENGVMAKRSWAEKNSDVVKRFIKSIAEGLKRMHDDKDFAMKTLGKYTKVTDAKSLEESYRWGIDSFFKDFKTPVEGMRLMVDQLASSRMIDPALAQKTPLTAYYENRYVEELEKEGFFKKLWQ; encoded by the coding sequence ATGGGAAAGCACAAAGCCTCACTCTACATGACCATCGCACTAGTGATCTTATCGATGATGCAAGCGGCCGGCGCCGCCGAGAAGCTCGACAAGGTGCGCTTCACCTACGCACCGCTGTCGGCCAGCGGTTTTCTCTGGTTTGTCGCCAAAGACGCCGGCTACTTCGAGAAAAACCGCCTCGATGTCGACATGTATTTTGAGGGCGCGTCGCCGATCATGGTCCAGTCGATTCTCGCCGGCGAGAACAACTTCGCCGGCGGCTTAGGACCGACGGCGGTGACCAACGTCCTGCAGGGCGGCGATGTCATCCCGGTCGCCTGCATCACCCACACCTTCACCACGCCGATGTACGTCCAACCGTCGATCACCAGCTTGCAGCAACTGCGCGGCAAGAAAGTCGGCGTCAGCCGCATCGGCGCGGTGTCGCACCTGACCGCCGATTCGATCCTGCGCCGCGCCCGGGTCGGTGACGTAACGATTATTCAAACCGGCGGCATTCCCGAATCCATGGCCGCGGTCATGACCGGCAACGTCGACGGCGCCATGGTCAACCCACCGAACAATATCATTCTTAGAGAAAAAGGCTTCCGCGAACTGGTCGGCGCGAAACAGCTCAAAGAGATGAACCTACGCTTTCCCGAGAACGGCGTCATGGCCAAGCGATCCTGGGCCGAGAAAAATTCCGACGTCGTCAAAAGATTTATCAAATCCATCGCCGAAGGCTTGAAGCGCATGCATGACGACAAAGATTTCGCCATGAAAACCTTGGGCAAGTACACCAAGGTCACTGACGCGAAATCGCTCGAAGAAAGCTATCGATGGGGTATCGATAGTTTCTTCAAAGACTTCAAGACGCCGGTCGAAGGCATGCGCCTCATGGTCGATCAACTGGCCTCATCGCGCATGATCGACCCGGCCCTGGCACAAAAAACTCCGCTCACCGCGTACTATGAAAATCGCTACGTCGAGGAATTGGAGAAAGAAGGCTTCTTCAAGAAGCTCTGGCAGTAG
- a CDS encoding thioredoxin domain-containing protein produces the protein MNRFSPNPNLAHLIPWFESEAEALQAARAGDKPIMLFLSAFWCRYCQRMDEGALSDRENLALLNAYFISLRAENAMRPDIDARYNLNGWPTIAFFTPGGELLAAANFLSSEDFQELLLNVYLAYQQKTATERLARAEAATESVLANSARNYQQMLTEITDSIMALADRQHGGYGRGQKFIQADANEFLLARYEVTKEPAYLEHVRLTLDRMRASPMHDTEAGGYFRTTTGADWSQPHREKLLVEQAGLLANCLRVHRLNGLPEYAEMAEEIIGYLDGKLFDAATETFFGCEDWLRYEPPAVGGEEFFTIIDHCVYTDANALAVCAYLDAAVLLDKPQCRERERARATLDFLWQRCRSDSGGMFHYFDGEAHVPGLLQDQVQMGLALLRTYQVTGDAQYAERARWLAEFILIEMKNSAGGFYDIRAHNSALLKLRLTLIEQNGAAASFFLALAEATGEEKYRDAARWAFQYFTGNFQEYGIHAASFGCALQEYLLHRTASRRHK, from the coding sequence ATGAATCGCTTCTCCCCCAATCCCAATCTGGCCCATCTGATTCCATGGTTCGAGTCGGAAGCCGAAGCGTTGCAAGCCGCGCGCGCTGGAGACAAACCGATCATGCTTTTTCTCTCGGCGTTCTGGTGCCGCTATTGTCAGCGCATGGATGAAGGCGCGCTTTCCGACCGGGAAAATTTGGCATTGCTCAATGCTTACTTCATCTCGCTGCGCGCCGAGAACGCCATGCGGCCCGACATCGACGCGCGCTACAATCTAAACGGCTGGCCGACTATCGCGTTCTTCACGCCGGGCGGCGAATTGCTCGCGGCGGCGAATTTTCTTTCCAGCGAAGATTTCCAGGAGCTGCTCCTGAATGTTTACTTAGCCTATCAGCAGAAGACTGCGACGGAGCGTCTAGCGCGCGCTGAGGCCGCTACCGAATCCGTTTTGGCTAACAGCGCGCGAAATTATCAGCAGATGCTCACCGAGATCACCGACTCGATCATGGCCTTGGCGGATCGTCAGCATGGCGGTTACGGCCGCGGGCAGAAATTCATCCAAGCCGACGCCAATGAATTTTTGCTGGCGCGTTACGAAGTAACCAAAGAGCCAGCGTACCTCGAACATGTTCGTCTGACCTTGGATCGCATGCGCGCTAGTCCGATGCATGACACGGAAGCGGGCGGCTACTTTCGCACGACCACCGGCGCCGATTGGAGCCAGCCGCACCGGGAAAAATTGCTCGTGGAGCAAGCGGGGCTGCTAGCCAATTGCCTGCGGGTGCATCGTCTCAACGGACTTCCTGAGTACGCCGAGATGGCCGAAGAAATCATCGGCTATCTCGATGGCAAACTGTTCGATGCGGCGACCGAAACTTTTTTTGGCTGTGAGGATTGGTTGCGCTATGAGCCGCCCGCCGTTGGCGGCGAAGAGTTCTTCACGATCATCGACCACTGCGTTTACACCGACGCGAATGCGCTGGCGGTCTGCGCCTATCTGGATGCGGCGGTGCTGTTAGATAAGCCGCAGTGCCGCGAGCGCGAGCGCGCGCGCGCCACGTTGGATTTTCTCTGGCAACGTTGCCGCAGCGACAGCGGCGGGATGTTTCATTACTTCGATGGTGAGGCTCATGTGCCGGGTCTTCTTCAAGATCAAGTGCAGATGGGTTTGGCGCTATTGCGGACCTATCAAGTGACGGGAGATGCGCAATACGCGGAACGGGCGCGTTGGTTGGCGGAGTTCATCTTAATCGAAATGAAAAATTCCGCCGGCGGTTTTTACGATATTCGCGCGCATAATTCGGCTTTGCTCAAGCTTCGATTGACTTTGATCGAACAGAACGGCGCTGCCGCGTCATTCTTCCTCGCGCTGGCCGAAGCGACAGGTGAAGAGAAGTATCGTGATGCGGCGCGATGGGCGTTTCAGTATTTCACCGGCAATTTCCAAGAGTATGGAATTCACGCCGCGAGCTTCGGGTGCGCGCTGCAGGAATATCTTCTGCACCGCACAGCATCAAGAAGACATAAGTGA
- a CDS encoding CopG family transcriptional regulator, producing MPLSVRLDSKTESVVNRLAKNRRQSKSEVIRDAIGVLAEREKEAASRKRPYDLVKHLIGCAKGGPPNLSTRTGDRFYEMLVADRKKRK from the coding sequence ATGCCCTTGAGCGTACGTCTCGATAGCAAGACCGAGTCAGTGGTCAATCGCCTGGCCAAAAACCGCCGGCAATCCAAGTCGGAGGTCATCCGCGACGCTATCGGCGTGTTGGCCGAACGCGAGAAAGAGGCTGCCAGCCGCAAGCGCCCTTACGATCTCGTCAAGCATTTGATCGGCTGCGCTAAGGGTGGTCCACCCAATCTTTCGACGCGTACTGGCGATCGATTCTATGAGATGCTGGTGGCGGATCGAAAGAAGCGCAAATGA
- a CDS encoding SMP-30/gluconolactonase/LRE family protein — protein MPETLSDIFVSTEPTLLTTGWGRAEGPLWHSQGHVTFVDLEGNRLLRWDTNGSVTVVRENTGEGNGCTLDRQGRLIMCEGADHRRITRMDADGTVMTIAERWQGKRFNKPNDVVCRSDGSIYFTDPGLRVPAELREIGYSGVFRIDPTGDVHLATDECEYPNGLAFSPDESILYVAISRLDARCFGESERGEVCPHRRIRAFDVATDGTLSNNRVFCDMSSAAPGVPDGMKVDTLGRVFCVGSGGIWVIAPSGEVIGILRTPEVVRNLAFGGPDFRTLYLTPRGSLAKLEVRMPGIGAFSLSE, from the coding sequence ATGCCGGAAACGCTATCCGATATATTCGTATCCACCGAGCCGACGCTGCTCACCACCGGTTGGGGCCGTGCTGAAGGCCCGCTGTGGCATTCACAAGGTCATGTGACCTTTGTCGATTTGGAAGGGAACCGGCTTTTGCGCTGGGACACTAATGGATCGGTGACGGTCGTGCGGGAGAATACCGGCGAGGGTAATGGCTGCACTCTAGATCGCCAGGGCCGGCTCATCATGTGTGAAGGCGCCGATCATAGGCGCATCACTCGCATGGACGCAGATGGCACGGTCATGACCATCGCCGAGCGTTGGCAAGGCAAACGATTTAATAAACCCAATGACGTGGTGTGCCGTTCCGACGGCAGCATCTATTTCACCGACCCCGGTCTGCGCGTTCCAGCCGAGCTGCGCGAGATCGGATACTCCGGCGTCTTTCGCATCGACCCCACTGGCGATGTGCACCTGGCCACCGATGAGTGCGAGTATCCCAACGGACTCGCGTTCTCTCCCGACGAGTCGATTCTTTACGTCGCCATCAGCCGGCTCGACGCGCGCTGCTTCGGCGAGTCAGAACGCGGAGAAGTTTGTCCGCACCGGCGCATCCGCGCCTTCGACGTTGCCACCGACGGAACTTTGAGCAACAACCGTGTGTTCTGCGACATGTCCTCGGCGGCGCCGGGCGTCCCCGACGGCATGAAAGTCGACACCCTGGGCCGAGTGTTTTGTGTCGGCTCCGGCGGCATCTGGGTTATCGCGCCATCGGGTGAAGTCATCGGCATCCTCCGGACACCGGAAGTGGTTCGCAACCTCGCCTTCGGCGGACCGGACTTTCGCACGCTCTATCTCACGCCGCGCGGGTCGCTTGCTAAACTTGAAGTTAGAATGCCGGGGATTGGGGCATTCAGCTTGTCCGAGTAG
- a CDS encoding MBL fold metallo-hydrolase codes for MKKHFKRGDLFTALLVGVAALALASCAAVQQGAVDLGPGFHKIKDGIYTFAPDQGTTTCSFVVTEEGVVMIDACNSPLHSRNMMAAIRKVTDKPILFLIDTETHSDHTGNHFVFSPPARIINAEGAGAGMRKEYNPKRSEELAKQSAEMAEAVKGEKMIPPHIEYKDRMTLNVGGRTFVIYLKNVHSFADTAVWMPKERVLFASSAANVRTFINMRPTVVIPDVLASYKLMKSLNPEVVIAGHGQPTTTKIFDEYEGYYTLLMKRVGEMAAKGMTLDQVKKELKMPEYASWAGQDRLPVNIEQAYKSVKK; via the coding sequence ATGAAGAAGCATTTCAAGCGTGGCGATTTATTTACCGCACTGTTGGTTGGCGTCGCGGCGCTGGCGTTGGCTTCCTGCGCGGCGGTGCAGCAAGGCGCGGTGGATCTCGGTCCCGGGTTTCACAAGATCAAGGACGGCATTTATACCTTCGCGCCGGACCAGGGAACGACCACATGCAGCTTTGTCGTCACCGAGGAAGGCGTGGTCATGATCGATGCCTGCAATAGCCCGCTGCACTCGCGCAACATGATGGCGGCGATTCGCAAGGTCACCGACAAGCCGATTTTGTTTTTGATCGACACCGAGACTCATAGCGATCATACCGGCAATCACTTCGTCTTTTCGCCGCCGGCGCGGATCATCAACGCCGAAGGCGCCGGCGCTGGCATGAGGAAGGAATACAACCCCAAACGGTCCGAAGAATTGGCCAAGCAGTCCGCCGAGATGGCCGAGGCCGTGAAGGGCGAGAAAATGATCCCGCCCCATATCGAGTACAAGGACCGCATGACGCTCAACGTTGGCGGGCGCACCTTCGTGATTTACTTGAAAAACGTTCACAGCTTTGCCGACACCGCCGTCTGGATGCCCAAGGAGCGGGTGTTGTTCGCGTCATCGGCGGCCAACGTCAGAACCTTCATCAATATGCGCCCCACGGTGGTCATCCCCGACGTGCTGGCGAGCTATAAACTCATGAAGTCGCTCAACCCGGAAGTCGTCATCGCCGGCCATGGCCAGCCGACGACGACGAAAATCTTCGACGAATATGAGGGCTATTACACCTTGCTGATGAAGCGGGTCGGCGAGATGGCGGCCAAGGGAATGACTCTCGATCAGGTCAAGAAAGAGCTCAAGATGCCGGAGTATGCCAGCTGGGCCGGCCAAGACCGGCTGCCGGTGAACATCGAGCAGGCATATAAGTCGGTCAAGAAATAA
- a CDS encoding ABC transporter substrate-binding protein: MKLELIAAAALIFFALCAAPALAQDKPKIYVGPSSKTLGYSPLWVGSKKGFFEQQGLDVQVVVLRGIPMVVQALAAGSIQFASGGPEPFMESSDRGLDFIITGGVINGMTAAIVAGKKYKTFEDLRGTTIGSSSLTGGTVTALREALRQKGLEYPRDYKILVVAGGSPGNLAAMQSGQISATTVAVPLNFAAEELGFNTLGRLLDAVPQFQSAALATRRSWAEKNRPLMVRFMKGMVQSMRWMHNNKEATVEFLTKDIQLKPVHALKGWEYYTQNRIWPYDGEPNMEGMKHNIKTYYEQTGAKTPVPDVSKFVDMSYLNEALKEFGKR, translated from the coding sequence ATGAAGCTTGAACTGATTGCCGCTGCGGCGTTGATTTTTTTTGCGCTGTGCGCTGCCCCGGCGCTGGCCCAGGACAAACCGAAAATCTACGTCGGCCCGTCGAGCAAAACTCTCGGCTACAGCCCGCTGTGGGTAGGTTCGAAAAAAGGCTTTTTCGAGCAGCAAGGGCTCGACGTACAAGTGGTGGTGCTGCGCGGCATACCGATGGTCGTGCAGGCCTTGGCCGCGGGCTCGATCCAATTTGCCTCCGGCGGGCCCGAGCCGTTTATGGAGTCGAGCGATCGCGGCCTCGACTTCATCATCACCGGCGGCGTCATCAACGGCATGACCGCGGCCATCGTCGCCGGCAAGAAATACAAAACCTTCGAGGATCTGCGCGGCACGACGATCGGCTCATCGTCATTGACCGGTGGCACGGTCACGGCGCTACGCGAGGCTCTGCGGCAAAAAGGTTTGGAGTACCCGCGCGATTATAAAATTCTCGTCGTCGCCGGCGGCTCACCGGGCAATCTCGCAGCCATGCAGTCGGGGCAAATCTCCGCCACCACGGTCGCCGTGCCGCTGAATTTCGCCGCCGAAGAGTTGGGCTTCAACACGCTGGGCCGCCTGCTCGACGCCGTGCCGCAGTTTCAATCCGCTGCCCTGGCGACGCGCCGCTCCTGGGCCGAGAAAAATCGCCCGCTCATGGTGCGCTTCATGAAAGGCATGGTGCAGTCGATGCGTTGGATGCACAACAACAAAGAAGCCACAGTGGAATTTTTGACCAAGGATATTCAGCTGAAGCCAGTCCACGCATTAAAAGGCTGGGAATACTACACACAAAACCGCATCTGGCCCTACGACGGCGAACCGAACATGGAAGGCATGAAGCACAACATCAAGACCTACTACGAACAAACCGGCGCCAAAACCCCGGTGCCGGATGTGTCCAAGTTTGTCGATATGAGTTATCTCAATGAGGCGTTGAAGGAGTTTGGCAAGCGCTAG
- a CDS encoding MBL fold metallo-hydrolase, whose protein sequence is MATVVLKPVDRVEILSVMDNSIDVLMGNTPVAKRHKRGSNAHARPQLRAEHGVSMLVTTYVDGNKDSFLFDTGVTVDGVLHNMDVLDIKGNELHAVVLSHGHTDHTRGLLGFIKRFGRPRVPIVLHPDAYLKRKNIQGDGHESEHIPPSKKDLEGEDVQIIEERGPTMLIGGSALVTGQIPRTTPFEKGHPNQVALIDGKWQPDPWIHDDQAIVINVKDKGLVVLTGCGHAGVVNTLKCARDMTGVQQIHAVIGGFHLTGPIFEPIIQPTVQALKEFNPSVIVPQHCTGWKATHLIAREFPEAFTPNSVGTTMVIGS, encoded by the coding sequence GTGGCCACAGTTGTTCTTAAGCCGGTTGACCGCGTTGAGATCTTGAGTGTGATGGACAATTCCATCGATGTCTTGATGGGCAACACGCCGGTGGCCAAGCGCCACAAGCGCGGCAGCAACGCCCACGCGCGGCCGCAATTGCGCGCCGAGCATGGCGTGTCGATGCTGGTGACGACGTACGTGGATGGCAACAAAGACTCGTTTCTGTTCGACACGGGCGTGACGGTCGATGGCGTGCTGCATAATATGGATGTGCTCGATATCAAGGGCAACGAGCTTCACGCGGTTGTTCTAAGCCACGGCCACACCGATCACACCCGCGGCTTGCTGGGTTTTATCAAACGCTTCGGTCGGCCGCGGGTGCCGATCGTGCTTCATCCCGACGCATACTTGAAACGAAAAAATATTCAGGGCGATGGTCACGAGTCGGAACATATCCCGCCGAGTAAAAAGGATCTTGAAGGCGAAGACGTGCAGATTATCGAGGAGCGCGGGCCGACCATGTTGATCGGCGGCAGCGCGCTGGTGACCGGGCAAATCCCGCGAACGACGCCATTCGAAAAAGGCCACCCCAATCAAGTCGCGCTGATCGATGGCAAGTGGCAGCCCGATCCGTGGATTCATGACGACCAAGCGATTGTCATCAACGTCAAAGACAAAGGGCTGGTGGTGCTCACCGGCTGCGGTCATGCCGGCGTGGTCAACACATTAAAATGCGCCCGCGACATGACCGGGGTGCAGCAAATTCACGCGGTCATCGGCGGCTTTCATTTGACCGGACCGATCTTCGAGCCGATCATTCAGCCGACGGTGCAAGCGCTCAAGGAATTCAATCCCAGCGTGATCGTGCCGCAGCACTGTACGGGTTGGAAGGCGACGCATCTGATCGCGCGCGAGTTTCCTGAAGCGTTCACTCCGAATAGCGTCGGGACGACCATGGTGATCGGATCGTAA
- a CDS encoding ABC transporter substrate-binding protein: MTADNIRCQNETMLRLKVFLVGALLSLPLGGDAGAEPVVLGYSAVTSVFLPFWIGKEMGFYKKEGLDAQLVYIASSTTMAQAMFARQVAISTVNSGSVVTSTLQGGDLVLMGAIMNAASFYIISRPEIASVQDLRGKKIGVTRLGSSSDFAIREYLQKNKLNPNRDVTIVQVGGMPELAAALNNGSISAAPLSAPSSHIAEQKGNRIIANLANEGIYFVIAGMTTTRRFLKEQRGDAKAFLRAFGRATQFMHQQKDEAKKYLTKFAKIDDPGMLEGSMKYAYDFTEKIPLVKREGVQVVLDQEAVKNPQAREFTVERFYDNSLVQELINEGFYKSLWGK, translated from the coding sequence ATGACTGCGGACAATATTCGCTGTCAAAACGAAACTATGTTGCGGCTAAAAGTTTTTCTCGTGGGCGCGCTGCTGTCGCTGCCGTTGGGCGGCGATGCCGGCGCCGAGCCCGTGGTGCTTGGCTATTCAGCGGTGACTTCGGTGTTCTTGCCGTTCTGGATCGGCAAAGAGATGGGTTTTTACAAGAAGGAAGGGCTCGACGCCCAGCTCGTTTACATCGCCAGCTCGACCACCATGGCACAGGCGATGTTCGCGCGTCAGGTGGCGATCTCGACGGTCAACAGCGGCAGCGTGGTAACCAGCACACTGCAAGGCGGCGATCTAGTGTTGATGGGCGCGATCATGAACGCGGCGTCGTTCTACATCATCAGCCGGCCGGAGATCGCCAGCGTTCAAGACCTGCGCGGCAAAAAAATCGGCGTCACGCGCTTGGGCTCGTCATCCGATTTCGCTATCCGCGAATATTTGCAAAAAAATAAATTGAATCCGAACCGCGACGTCACCATCGTTCAGGTCGGTGGCATGCCGGAATTGGCCGCGGCATTGAATAACGGTTCGATCAGCGCGGCGCCCTTGTCGGCCCCCAGTTCGCATATCGCTGAACAAAAGGGCAATCGAATCATCGCCAACTTGGCCAACGAAGGAATTTACTTTGTCATCGCCGGCATGACCACGACGCGGCGTTTTTTAAAGGAGCAGCGCGGCGACGCCAAAGCGTTTCTGCGCGCTTTCGGCCGGGCGACCCAATTCATGCATCAGCAAAAAGACGAGGCGAAAAAGTATTTAACCAAGTTCGCCAAGATAGACGATCCCGGCATGCTCGAAGGCAGCATGAAATACGCCTACGACTTCACCGAGAAAATTCCGCTGGTGAAGCGGGAAGGCGTTCAGGTGGTGCTCGATCAAGAAGCCGTGAAGAATCCCCAGGCGAGAGAATTTACCGTCGAGCGATTCTACGACAACAGCTTAGTGCAAGAACTGATCAACGAAGGATTTTACAAATCGCTTTGGGGCAAGTGA
- a CDS encoding PIN domain-containing protein yields the protein MILVDSGPLVALLHEDDDKHESCKTAFQAINETLVTVWPVLTEAMHLLRFSSVAQSALCELIETGAVSILPLDEADVPRMKALMRQYRDLPMDFADAALVRVAEREKLLKVFTLDRRDFQVYRPSRIGRFSIIPAR from the coding sequence ATGATTCTGGTCGATTCCGGGCCGCTGGTCGCGTTGCTCCATGAAGACGACGACAAGCATGAGAGCTGCAAAACCGCGTTTCAGGCGATCAATGAAACGTTGGTGACCGTTTGGCCTGTGCTGACCGAGGCGATGCATTTGCTGAGATTTTCGTCGGTGGCGCAAAGCGCGCTTTGCGAATTGATTGAAACGGGAGCGGTTTCGATCCTGCCACTCGATGAAGCGGATGTCCCGCGCATGAAGGCACTGATGCGGCAGTACCGCGATCTTCCCATGGACTTCGCCGATGCCGCCTTGGTTCGAGTCGCCGAGCGGGAAAAGCTGTTGAAGGTCTTCACGCTCGACCGGCGCGATTTTCAAGTCTATCGGCCAAGCCGGATTGGCAGGTTCTCGATCATCCCGGCGCGGTGA
- a CDS encoding LLM class flavin-dependent oxidoreductase has product MKIGLFTEFSYPGKSEQQTYADVLEQIYTADELGYDFFSITESYGKDLFSCSPFPLGLYVAAAQRARRIRFLTGIVSMPIHHPAMLASEVAAADLLTDGRIMLGIGRGHPWVINRMNVDAATSSARFEEGIRMLVEIFKGEYIEKLDGEFWQIRDFKLSPPPVQVPHPPIYTAAATTPDSASFAGNVGQGLVQPGYLGIPFNLVRGLTETYRKNLPAGGKSDVVLGIHVHVAKDREEAIANGALALSSQADVFLRGRLSRPVETETIRTYATKSASREAFEKLCTPEKARQAVADEGANVMAVWGTPEECIEKIKFYVDAMHPEQLMLNIASGSLAQDKVLKSMRLCAAEVVPVLRRMSK; this is encoded by the coding sequence ATGAAGATTGGATTGTTCACAGAGTTTTCCTACCCTGGGAAGTCGGAGCAGCAGACTTACGCCGATGTCTTGGAGCAGATTTATACCGCCGATGAACTCGGTTACGATTTTTTCTCGATCACCGAGAGCTACGGTAAGGATTTATTTTCCTGCTCGCCGTTTCCTCTGGGGCTTTACGTTGCCGCGGCGCAGCGGGCGCGGCGGATTCGTTTTCTCACCGGCATCGTCAGCATGCCGATCCACCATCCGGCGATGTTGGCGAGCGAAGTCGCCGCCGCGGATTTACTGACCGATGGCAGGATCATGCTCGGCATTGGCCGCGGCCATCCTTGGGTGATCAATCGTATGAACGTCGATGCCGCCACCAGCAGCGCGCGCTTCGAAGAAGGCATCCGCATGCTGGTGGAAATCTTCAAAGGCGAGTACATCGAAAAGCTCGACGGCGAGTTCTGGCAGATCCGCGATTTCAAACTCAGCCCGCCGCCGGTGCAAGTGCCGCATCCGCCGATCTACACCGCGGCGGCGACCACGCCGGACAGCGCGAGCTTCGCGGGGAACGTCGGGCAAGGCTTGGTTCAGCCGGGCTATCTCGGCATTCCCTTCAATTTAGTGCGCGGCTTGACCGAGACCTATCGAAAAAATTTGCCAGCGGGTGGTAAGAGCGATGTGGTGCTCGGCATTCACGTGCATGTCGCCAAAGATCGCGAAGAAGCGATCGCCAACGGCGCGCTGGCGCTTTCCAGTCAAGCCGATGTCTTTCTGCGCGGCAGGCTCAGCCGTCCGGTGGAAACCGAAACGATTCGTACCTACGCCACCAAGAGCGCTTCGCGCGAAGCCTTCGAAAAACTCTGCACGCCGGAAAAAGCGCGCCAAGCTGTGGCTGACGAGGGAGCGAACGTCATGGCCGTGTGGGGCACGCCGGAAGAGTGCATCGAGAAGATCAAGTTCTATGTCGACGCGATGCATCCCGAGCAGCTGATGCTCAATATCGCGTCGGGGAGTTTGGCGCAGGATAAAGTCCTGAAGTCCATGCGGCTATGCGCGGCTGAAGTCGTTCCGGTGTTGCGGCGCATGTCAAAATGA
- a CDS encoding aldo/keto reductase, with the protein MEYVPFGSTEFKVSRLALGCMSMSGTYGPADDNESIATLHKAFDLGINFLDTSASYGQGHNHELISKALQGRRERIVIHSKSGSPRTPDASGSRSGSTPEYLTQNCEQSVKRLGVDALDIFCMSRVDPDIPVEESVGAMAKLVERGLTRYIGLSEASANSIRRARKIHPIVSLQMEYSLWSRDPEGGNVQACREFNMGFMAYSPLGRGFFAGTVHDVKDMSDGDGRINHPRFQAGNLEKNLALLKKFEELAREKNCSTAQLALAWLMAQGDAVIPIPSNKTRAHLEENIKATEIKLSKEELARLDGIFPQGAAAGPRTKDMHRVNI; encoded by the coding sequence ATGGAGTATGTTCCATTCGGCTCGACGGAGTTTAAAGTCTCGCGCTTGGCGCTGGGCTGCATGAGCATGTCTGGCACCTATGGGCCGGCGGACGATAATGAGTCGATCGCGACGCTGCATAAGGCGTTCGATCTCGGCATCAACTTTCTCGACACTTCTGCGAGCTATGGGCAAGGGCATAATCATGAGTTGATCTCGAAGGCGCTCCAAGGGCGGCGCGAGCGCATCGTGATTCACTCCAAGTCCGGCAGCCCGCGCACGCCGGACGCGAGCGGCAGTCGCAGCGGCAGCACGCCGGAATATTTGACGCAGAACTGCGAGCAAAGCGTGAAGCGCTTGGGCGTCGATGCGCTGGATATTTTCTGCATGTCGCGGGTCGACCCCGATATTCCAGTCGAGGAATCTGTCGGCGCCATGGCGAAGCTGGTCGAGCGCGGCCTGACGCGTTACATCGGTTTGTCGGAAGCGAGCGCGAATTCGATCCGGCGCGCGCGCAAAATCCATCCGATCGTTTCGTTGCAAATGGAATATTCGCTGTGGTCGCGCGATCCCGAAGGCGGCAACGTGCAGGCTTGCCGCGAATTCAACATGGGCTTCATGGCATATTCGCCGCTGGGGCGCGGCTTTTTCGCCGGCACGGTGCACGATGTCAAAGATATGAGCGACGGCGATGGCCGGATCAATCATCCGCGCTTTCAGGCCGGCAATCTGGAAAAAAATTTGGCGCTGTTAAAAAAATTCGAAGAACTAGCGCGGGAAAAAAACTGCAGCACGGCGCAGTTGGCGTTGGCGTGGTTGATGGCGCAGGGCGATGCGGTGATTCCGATTCCCAGCAATAAAACTCGCGCGCACTTGGAAGAGAACATCAAGGCGACCGAGATCAAGCTCAGCAAAGAAGAATTGGCGCGGCTCGATGGGATTTTCCCCCAAGGCGCCGCAGCGGGACCGCGCACTAAGGATATGCATCGGGTGAATATTTAA